The genomic stretch actaGCCATACAGgagcaaggcaaggcaaggaaagtttatttatagagcacctttcgcTCACAaaggcaattcaaagtgctttacagagcaaTACAGGAAAATTACAGcaaaagaattaaaaaagtaaaagataataaaaacatttcaaaaagtattcaaatagaattaaaacagaatatataataatttaaaaataaaaatgataaaaaagctATTCAAGTAGaatgtaaaacaaattaaaatataaaagacaataaaacagagtAATAACACAAAGGAGATTTATTATAACagtactaaaaataaaataaatcattttaaagtgtcactgctggactgagaatagtccacaaatcAAACATATGCAGTCAAAACTGTGTCCTGTGACCattaatgaaggactagaggacgaccaacacaaactacaCAAGGTACTGTCTCTGACATTGCATCTGCAAAATGGacaaacaaggtaggtgtgtctaacagagtggacagttaGTGGTCACACTTCTTAAATACTCAAGTAGCGCGGCTGTATCTGATCCtcttgtaccagcgcaacacacactaacacaccaccactatgccagtgtcactgcagcactgagaatgatccaccacccaaatcacacctgctctgtggtggtcctatcaGGTATGGACTACTGGAGAACACCGGAAGTGaggttaacaaagtatgcagagcaacaaatagacaactgtctgtaattgtaaagctACAAAGAACCTGTAAGAGCTGATGAAATGGGCAATGAGTGTAAAAACATGGTGGTATTTTTAATGACAATTGTATGTCATATTTATGCTAAAATATGCACacgaatattatatatataaaatatactcaCCTTTAAGCTTCTCACCAAACATGGTGAGGAACACAGTGAAGTTGATGGGACCAGAAGCTTCTTTCAACATGTCGTCAATCTCCTCCTGCTTTACATTGAGGCGTCCTGTTATGtcagggaggaaaaaaaatctgtgtatttggaaatataataaaaatgtatttatctaACTTATTATCTAGATCTCTCCCTGTCACACAATGCTACACACTTCTTCCTCCAAGTCACTGGAGGCTCCACCACATCTTTTTGCAGCCAccacagctcaacatgctcggaggagtaCACTACATTATTTATCTATCAGCTAATAGAGGCCCACATTAGATGCTGCCAAGAAAACAGTGGTGGGGAAAACTGAGGAGTATTCCACACCCTCAGAAAAACTCACGCTGTGGTGGTACACTCgtgtacatattcagtacctttatttagggaacatacattcattcattcattgtctgtaactgcttatccagttcagggtcacagtgggtccggagcctacccggaagcattgggcgcaaggcaggaatacacccaggagggggtgccagtcctccacagggcgacacacactcacacatttactcacacctatggacacttttgagtcgccaatccacctaccaatgtgtgtttttggactgtgggaggaatcccacgcggacacaggaagaacacaccaaactcctcacagacagtcacccggagtgggacttgaacccacaatctccacgTCCCTAGCACTGTGTGAATGCAACACTAAatttgcgccaccgtgccgcccgagtTAGGGAACATATTAACATCATATTACATAATAATTATAgagtttaaagttgtgttgaatTCATACGTCCAATTgcatctcattcattcattcattatctgtaaccgcttatccaattcagggtcgcggggggcccagagcctacctggaatcattgggcgcaaggcaggaacacaccctggaggtgccagtccttcacagggaaacacagacattcactcacacactcacacctacggacacttttggagtcgccaatccacctaccaacgcgtgtttttggactgtgggaggaaaccggagcacccggaggaaacccacgcggacacggggagaacacaccaactcctcacagacggtaacccagagcgggaatcgaacccacaacctccaggtccgtagagctgtgtgactgcgatactacctaaagattacaaatattcacctctccttctgaagaATAGAATGCAATACCTTttcaaaaccactgttgtacctttaaaaggttcatttgcactgtttgtacctgtacaataatgtttttctgagagcGTACCCACCCACagagaaggaaaagaagaaaactATGGCTTATCAAGTTTTAAGAGTCTACAGCTGGAAGGGTGACACAATCACAGCTACTACTATTCTCTTGTTGAGAAACTTGCCTAAACCAACCTAGAGCTGCAAAGGTGTCCCTCAGGTCATTTTTGTCGATGAAGCCGTCTCTGTTTTGGTCCATGATGGTGAAAGCCTGGACACAAACAGGAACCATTTTGTCAGAAGAGGGTGACTGCAGTTCAAAGCAAGTTTAAAGGACAGGCCCAATCTTGATCTGTAGCATAAGTATGTACAAATGTACAAACATATAAACCTGCCGACTTGGAACAAGTACAAAAGACATTAAGAAGTTACTAGAGGAATAAGATACTTTTTATAGAAGCCAATGGGCAGATGCTTAAGAAATATAACGGGGACAGGGTCTAAAATCTCTGAAAAAGTGATGTGTTTATGATTTGTCCTGTCCCCtcttctgagtctctccaatcacagccctggaCCTGTGTTAATGTGACAAAATGTGTGGAGCATACACGATgaatgtggagaaataagagtactgaGTAAATATTGCAAGAATGAGGACAGAGAAGAACGAAAAAAAGGCTAAAATCCAAAACTTCTGCacctcgctcctcactcctgggctctggTGCTGTGTCTcagtctcatttaaaggaacaggtgctgaaatcgggcgttctgaacagggctgtttagacagtgggtgaatgctgctgtggtgtttgatccttatatcattttgaacacattttacatatttcattaagaccctagAATGGCATTCACTTGAGGAGATGGGTAGAGCTTTAAACAAAACTTCAGTAGAACAACACACTCCATACCACACTGAGACCAATAATAACACACTCCATACCACAGTAAGagatttacagacaatgattctGATTGTGTCTAGGTCCTGTTTCAGTCAAGGAGGGAGGGGggaaggggggagagagagagagagagagagagagagagagagagagagagagagaaagagagagagagagagagagagagagagagagagagagagagagagagagagagagagaggaatgatggatagaaaaacagagaaagtgaaaatgaaCTGAGGGACATCTGACCTCTTTAAACTCCTGGATCTGAGCCTGTTCAAACATGGAGAAGACGTTGGAGTTGGCGCCCTCTGCTGCTCGCTTCTTCGCCTTCTTAGGAGCC from Hoplias malabaricus isolate fHopMal1 chromosome 2, fHopMal1.hap1, whole genome shotgun sequence encodes the following:
- the myl2a gene encoding myosin regulatory light chain 2a isoform X1, translating into MAPKKAKKRAAEGANSNVFSMFEQAQIQEFKEAFTIMDQNRDGFIDKNDLRDTFAALGRLNVKQEEIDDMLKEASGPINFTVFLTMFGEKLKGADPEETILNAFKVFDPEGKGVLRKEYVTEMLTTQADRFSKEEVEQMFTAFPPDVSGNLDYKNLVHIITHGEEKDQE